A single region of the Neisseria zoodegmatis genome encodes:
- a CDS encoding septation protein A: MKILSDFIAIILFFIIYTTTKNIIWATAVALIVGIIQAALTWMKHKKLDTMQKVNLGLIVVFGGATILLRDARFIMWKPTLLFWFGALALGISQIMNKNGLKAMMGKELKLDDSIWNKLTTAWVVFLIFMGVANLIVAYNFSEQQWVNYKLFGTLGFMIVFALAQGMYLSKHLPKEG, translated from the coding sequence ATGAAGATTTTAAGCGATTTTATTGCGATTATTCTGTTTTTTATTATTTACACCACAACCAAGAATATTATTTGGGCTACGGCCGTCGCCTTGATAGTCGGCATTATTCAGGCTGCTTTAACATGGATGAAGCATAAAAAGCTTGATACGATGCAGAAAGTGAACTTGGGATTAATCGTTGTTTTTGGCGGAGCCACTATTTTATTGCGCGATGCCCGTTTCATTATGTGGAAACCTACGTTGCTGTTTTGGTTTGGCGCGCTGGCTTTAGGCATCAGCCAAATCATGAATAAAAACGGCTTGAAAGCAATGATGGGCAAGGAATTGAAACTGGACGACAGCATCTGGAACAAATTAACTACCGCTTGGGTAGTATTCTTGATTTTTATGGGTGTAGCCAATCTTATCGTTGCTTACAACTTTTCCGAACAGCAATGGGTCAACTATAAACTGTTCGGCACGCTTGGCTTTATGATCGTTTTTGCATTGGCGCAAGGTATGTACTTGAGCAAGCATTTACCTAAAGAGGGTTGA
- a CDS encoding YciI family protein translates to MEYFMLLATDAEGAHEARLEARPAHLKRLEALQSEGRLLTAGPNPLPDNPDQVSGSLIIAQFASLDDAQTWAEQDPYVDAGVYEEILIKPFKAVFK, encoded by the coding sequence ATGGAATATTTTATGTTGTTGGCGACTGATGCCGAAGGCGCTCACGAAGCCCGTTTGGAAGCGCGCCCTGCGCATTTGAAGCGTTTGGAAGCACTTCAATCCGAAGGCAGACTGCTCACCGCCGGGCCGAATCCGCTGCCTGACAATCCCGATCAAGTTTCCGGCAGTTTGATTATCGCCCAATTTGCTTCACTGGACGACGCCCAAACTTGGGCGGAGCAAGATCCCTACGTTGATGCGGGCGTTTACGAAGAAATTTTGATCAAGCCTTTTAAAGCGGTGTTTAAATAA
- a CDS encoding BolA family protein, translating to MPTIQETIEGRLKILQPQVFEFHDESHLHAGHAGNRGGGHYAVLLVSEVFDGVSRLNRQRMVKDLLQDLFSDGLIHALSVKAVTPEEYFH from the coding sequence ATGCCTACGATACAGGAAACGATTGAAGGCCGTCTGAAAATCTTGCAGCCGCAGGTGTTTGAGTTTCACGACGAGAGCCATCTTCACGCAGGGCACGCGGGAAACCGTGGCGGCGGGCATTACGCCGTATTGCTGGTCAGCGAAGTATTTGACGGGGTGAGCCGTTTAAACCGGCAACGCATGGTTAAAGATTTGCTTCAGGATCTTTTTTCAGACGGCCTGATACATGCTTTGAGTGTAAAAGCCGTTACCCCTGAAGAGTATTTCCATTAA
- a CDS encoding peptidyl-prolyl cis-trans isomerase, which translates to MMKQKNLVFLAASVLAAGIAIGKAPEIERSRIDTAVAEELERASFSHQGQLPDADKLRKSVTLQLQTVEILKNEALKLGLDKNPEVQARFKNAEAQFYATQYALHLEQETKVDEAEIRAAYDRQTRAVKIQQVNFASPEEVLQAQQLLLKGLSFDQLMQRYPSPDQVSGFISPDHLPPELAKVISQMSRGQVTREPVQLNGRFYLFKLAASERNPDAPPFEQVKDILIRQAKQYKMQQQIDELLQKHGMPKLGNL; encoded by the coding sequence ATGATGAAACAAAAAAATCTCGTATTCTTGGCCGCCTCTGTTTTGGCAGCCGGAATCGCTATCGGGAAAGCACCGGAAATCGAACGCAGCCGCATCGACACGGCGGTTGCCGAAGAATTGGAAAGAGCGTCTTTCAGCCATCAAGGACAGCTGCCCGATGCCGACAAACTGCGTAAAAGCGTTACCCTTCAACTGCAAACGGTTGAAATTTTGAAAAACGAAGCATTGAAATTAGGCTTGGACAAAAATCCGGAAGTTCAAGCCCGTTTCAAAAATGCCGAGGCGCAATTTTATGCCACGCAATATGCTTTGCATCTTGAGCAGGAAACCAAAGTGGATGAAGCGGAAATACGCGCCGCTTACGACCGCCAAACCCGCGCGGTAAAAATCCAGCAGGTCAACTTTGCCAGCCCGGAAGAAGTGCTTCAAGCACAACAGCTGCTGTTGAAAGGCTTGTCTTTCGACCAATTGATGCAACGCTATCCCAGCCCCGATCAAGTTAGCGGTTTTATTTCTCCCGATCATCTGCCGCCCGAATTGGCTAAAGTGATCAGTCAGATGTCGCGCGGCCAAGTAACCCGCGAACCTGTGCAGCTCAACGGCAGATTCTATCTGTTTAAGCTGGCGGCGTCGGAGCGCAATCCCGATGCGCCTCCTTTCGAGCAAGTTAAAGATATTCTGATCCGTCAGGCCAAGCAGTACAAAATGCAGCAACAGATCGACGAGCTGCTGCAAAAGCACGGCATGCCGAAACTGGGCAATCTATAA
- a CDS encoding GntR family transcriptional regulator: MTDNENNFPQAPATSSLLEERHDAELFRVYSRILDGITDHNLRPGNKLTESDLCRQMTCSRSTVRSALSLLAHDKIVDLLPNRGAFVHVPDAKETQDVFKMRIALEETIINMLLEEENLAEKAKPLYDLIDQEEAAFNRGDRVSWNRLSNAFHVELARLLNNDVLLEIVNTLCARSSLIIAVFDAPKDRLRHTYCEHREILDLLVEGKKARACKMMRRHLGQCQARLLRKFEAEA; the protein is encoded by the coding sequence ATGACAGATAACGAAAACAATTTTCCGCAAGCACCCGCAACCTCGTCTTTGCTGGAAGAGCGGCACGATGCCGAGCTTTTCCGCGTGTATTCCCGCATTTTAGACGGCATCACCGACCACAACCTGCGCCCGGGCAACAAGCTGACCGAATCCGATTTATGCCGTCAAATGACCTGCTCACGCAGCACAGTGCGCAGTGCGCTTTCATTGTTGGCGCACGATAAAATCGTTGACCTGCTGCCCAACCGCGGCGCATTCGTGCATGTGCCCGATGCAAAAGAAACGCAAGATGTGTTCAAAATGCGTATTGCTTTGGAAGAAACCATCATCAATATGCTTTTGGAAGAAGAAAATTTAGCAGAAAAAGCCAAGCCTCTTTACGATTTGATTGATCAGGAAGAAGCGGCTTTCAACCGCGGCGACAGGGTAAGCTGGAACCGTTTGTCCAACGCTTTCCATGTCGAGCTGGCGCGTCTGCTGAATAATGATGTGCTGCTGGAAATTGTGAATACGTTGTGCGCCCGTTCGTCTTTGATTATCGCCGTGTTCGACGCACCGAAAGACCGTTTGCGCCACACTTACTGCGAACACCGCGAAATCCTCGATTTGCTGGTGGAAGGCAAAAAAGCCAGAGCTTGTAAGATGATGAGACGCCATCTGGGGCAATGTCAGGCGAGGTTGTTGAGAAAATTTGAAGCGGAAGCGTAG
- a CDS encoding OsmC family protein, translated as MKVTSKWIDGMCFVGTTEAGHSVVMEGSAQEGQAKRGPSPMEMLLLGVAGCSSIDVVMIAEKQRQDIVDCRATVTAKRADDTPRVFTEIHIHFEVLGRNLKESAIEKAVQMSAEKYCSASIMLGKAAKVTHSFEIVETA; from the coding sequence ATGAAAGTAACGTCAAAATGGATAGACGGCATGTGTTTTGTCGGCACAACCGAAGCCGGCCACAGCGTGGTCATGGAAGGTTCGGCGCAGGAAGGGCAGGCCAAGCGCGGCCCCAGCCCGATGGAAATGCTGCTGCTGGGCGTGGCGGGCTGTTCTAGCATTGATGTGGTGATGATTGCCGAAAAGCAGCGTCAGGACATAGTGGATTGCCGGGCAACCGTTACCGCCAAGCGTGCCGACGATACGCCGCGCGTGTTTACCGAAATCCACATCCATTTTGAAGTGCTGGGCCGCAACCTCAAAGAAAGTGCGATTGAAAAAGCCGTGCAGATGTCTGCCGAAAAATATTGTTCCGCTTCAATCATGCTGGGCAAAGCGGCCAAAGTGACGCACAGCTTCGAGATTGTTGAAACGGCTTAA
- the rraA gene encoding ribonuclease E activity regulator RraA — MSGKNDFATADLIDIAPDTPSCEVQFRHFGRHARFCGRIRTVKCSRDNGLVKKLMNTHSDGEVLVVDGGGDLYSALMGDMIAGAGAANGWAGAVIFGPIRDNEAINAMQFGVKALGTNPRKSAKDGAGEVDVPVTFGGVTFTPGHYLYSDSDGILVSEQPLHEE; from the coding sequence ATGAGCGGAAAAAATGATTTTGCAACCGCCGATTTAATCGACATCGCACCGGACACCCCTTCCTGCGAAGTCCAGTTCCGTCATTTCGGGCGCCATGCCCGTTTCTGCGGCAGAATCCGCACGGTGAAATGCAGCCGCGACAACGGCTTGGTTAAAAAACTGATGAACACGCATTCCGACGGAGAAGTGCTGGTGGTGGACGGCGGCGGCGATTTATACAGCGCATTGATGGGCGACATGATTGCCGGTGCGGGCGCAGCCAACGGCTGGGCCGGTGCGGTGATTTTCGGCCCCATCCGCGACAACGAAGCTATCAACGCCATGCAGTTCGGCGTGAAAGCCTTGGGCACCAACCCGCGCAAGAGTGCGAAAGACGGCGCGGGCGAAGTGGATGTGCCGGTCACTTTCGGCGGCGTAACATTTACCCCGGGACATTATTTATACAGCGATTCAGACGGCATCTTGGTGTCTGAACAACCGCTTCACGAGGAATAA
- the rfaD gene encoding ADP-glyceromanno-heptose 6-epimerase — protein sequence MTIIVTGAAGFIGSNIVKALNERGITDIIAVDNLTRGEKFKNLAECEIAHYLDKHEFIRQVREHLLPFDDIEAVFHDGACSDTMEHNGLYMMDNNYQYSLDLLDWCQDERIPFLYASSAAVYGKGEIFREERELEKPLNVYGYSKFLFDQVVRRRMEEGLTAQVAGFRYFNVYGPREQHKGRMASVAFHHFNQYREQGYVNLFGENEGYGNGEQTRDFVSVEDVVKVNLFFFDNPEKSGIFNLGTGRSQPFNDLAAATVNACRVAEGKPAMSLQELVKEELIRYIPFPDSLKGKYQSFTEADISRLREAGYEEAFLDVDEGVSRYVHWMMENL from the coding sequence ATGACCATCATCGTAACCGGTGCTGCCGGTTTTATCGGCAGCAACATCGTTAAAGCCCTGAACGAGCGCGGTATAACCGACATCATTGCCGTCGACAACCTGACCCGCGGCGAGAAATTCAAAAATCTGGCCGAGTGCGAAATCGCCCATTATCTCGACAAACACGAGTTCATCCGCCAAGTGCGCGAGCATCTGCTGCCGTTTGACGATATCGAAGCCGTGTTCCACGACGGCGCGTGTTCCGACACCATGGAACACAACGGCCTGTATATGATGGACAACAACTACCAATACAGCCTCGATCTGCTCGATTGGTGCCAAGACGAGCGTATTCCGTTTTTATACGCCTCCAGCGCGGCAGTGTACGGCAAAGGCGAGATTTTCCGCGAAGAGCGCGAATTGGAAAAACCGCTCAATGTGTACGGCTATTCCAAATTCCTGTTCGACCAAGTGGTGCGCCGCCGCATGGAAGAGGGTTTGACCGCGCAAGTGGCCGGTTTCCGTTATTTCAATGTGTACGGCCCGCGCGAACAGCACAAAGGCCGCATGGCTTCGGTGGCGTTCCATCATTTCAACCAATACCGCGAGCAGGGCTATGTGAATTTGTTCGGCGAAAACGAAGGTTACGGCAACGGCGAGCAAACCCGCGATTTCGTGAGTGTGGAAGATGTGGTGAAAGTGAACCTGTTCTTTTTCGACAACCCTGAAAAATCAGGCATTTTCAACTTGGGCACCGGCCGCAGCCAGCCGTTTAACGATTTGGCCGCCGCAACCGTCAACGCCTGCCGTGTAGCCGAGGGCAAGCCCGCGATGAGCCTTCAGGAATTGGTTAAAGAAGAGCTGATCCGCTACATTCCGTTCCCCGATTCGCTCAAGGGCAAATACCAGAGCTTTACCGAGGCCGATATTTCGCGTTTGCGCGAAGCCGGTTACGAAGAAGCGTTTTTAGATGTGGACGAAGGTGTAAGCCGCTATGTGCATTGGATGATGGAAAACCTTTAA
- a CDS encoding DUF4328 domain-containing protein: MKQESAVYTYQNQDKRTRWLLITFIIYIVLNVLSGFGEMYALNTIKQAAASITEEGIESSAYEAVLSSQNMVFYLYLTAVLVFVVTAVLTAKWIMQANKNARALGATEVEMTPGWSVGWFFVPIMNLFMPLRGVTQIWNGSMRAAGKPAHQTMLYVWWGSWVVGNILGRLTTRVGDRAWEAMEAAQTEEAFKTALSSYLSSGYVGLLYNVLTIISALALLKIIYSVNQAQEQSALPPTVSAAPEAER; the protein is encoded by the coding sequence GTGAAGCAGGAATCTGCCGTATATACTTATCAAAACCAAGATAAGCGGACACGTTGGTTATTGATTACGTTCATCATTTATATTGTATTGAATGTGTTGTCCGGCTTCGGCGAGATGTATGCGCTGAATACGATTAAACAGGCAGCTGCATCCATTACAGAGGAAGGCATCGAATCGTCTGCTTATGAAGCAGTATTGTCGTCCCAGAATATGGTTTTTTATTTGTACCTTACCGCAGTTTTGGTATTTGTGGTTACGGCGGTGCTGACGGCCAAATGGATCATGCAGGCCAATAAGAATGCCCGTGCTTTGGGTGCAACGGAAGTGGAAATGACTCCGGGATGGTCGGTGGGTTGGTTTTTCGTGCCGATTATGAATCTTTTCATGCCCTTGCGCGGTGTGACGCAAATTTGGAACGGCAGTATGCGCGCAGCAGGCAAGCCCGCACATCAAACCATGCTGTATGTTTGGTGGGGTTCGTGGGTTGTCGGTAATATACTTGGCCGTTTGACGACTAGAGTGGGTGATCGGGCTTGGGAAGCCATGGAGGCGGCGCAAACTGAAGAAGCGTTTAAGACGGCCTTGTCTTCTTATCTCTCAAGCGGCTATGTCGGCCTGCTTTACAATGTTTTGACTATTATCAGCGCGTTGGCGTTGTTGAAAATTATTTATTCCGTTAATCAAGCGCAGGAACAAAGTGCGCTGCCTCCCACAGTAAGTGCCGCGCCGGAAGCGGAGCGGTAA
- the rfaE1 gene encoding D-glycero-beta-D-manno-heptose-7-phosphate kinase, whose product MDIPMVLNTDIQQLQSRLSGARVLVVGDVMLDRYWFGDVARISPEAPVPIAKISKTDQRAGGAANVARNIASLGGKAALLSVTGKDEAADALEKLMKQDGVASYLMRDKEISTTVKLRVVARNQQLIRLDFEEMPHREILDSVKEQYRALLPEYDVVVLSDYGKGGLLHVASMIEWARLAGKPVLIDPKGDDYEKYAGATLLTPNRAELKEVVGSWRNEAELTEKAQNLRRNLELQALLLTRSEEGMTLFRSSQIDHQPTRAQEVYDVSGAGDTVIASMGLGMAADFSLPEAMHIANTAAGVVVAKLGTAVCSFEELSAALKEQQAV is encoded by the coding sequence ATGGATATTCCTATGGTACTCAACACCGATATACAACAATTGCAATCCCGTTTGAGCGGCGCACGAGTTTTAGTGGTGGGCGACGTGATGCTCGACCGCTATTGGTTCGGCGACGTTGCCCGCATTTCCCCAGAAGCCCCCGTGCCGATTGCCAAAATTTCTAAAACCGACCAACGCGCGGGTGGTGCCGCCAACGTTGCCCGCAACATCGCCTCGTTGGGCGGCAAAGCGGCGCTGCTGTCGGTTACCGGTAAAGACGAAGCCGCTGATGCGCTGGAAAAATTGATGAAGCAAGACGGCGTGGCTTCGTATCTGATGCGCGACAAAGAAATTTCCACCACCGTCAAACTGCGCGTTGTTGCCCGCAACCAGCAGCTTATCCGCCTCGATTTTGAAGAAATGCCGCACCGCGAGATTCTCGATTCGGTCAAAGAGCAATACCGCGCCTTGCTGCCGGAATACGATGTCGTGGTGCTGTCCGACTACGGCAAAGGCGGCCTGCTGCACGTTGCTTCCATGATCGAATGGGCGCGCTTGGCAGGCAAGCCCGTATTGATCGACCCGAAAGGCGACGATTACGAAAAATACGCCGGCGCCACCTTGCTCACGCCCAACCGCGCCGAACTGAAAGAAGTGGTGGGCAGTTGGCGCAATGAAGCGGAATTGACCGAAAAAGCCCAAAACCTGCGCCGTAATTTGGAATTGCAAGCCCTGCTGCTGACCCGCAGCGAAGAAGGCATGACGCTCTTTCGCAGCAGCCAAATCGACCACCAGCCCACCCGCGCCCAAGAAGTGTACGATGTATCCGGAGCAGGCGACACCGTAATCGCCAGCATGGGCTTGGGCATGGCTGCCGATTTCAGCCTGCCCGAAGCCATGCACATTGCCAATACCGCCGCCGGTGTGGTGGTGGCGAAACTGGGTACGGCGGTGTGTTCGTTTGAAGAACTGAGCGCGGCTTTGAAAGAACAACAGGCCGTCTGA
- the pyrF gene encoding orotidine-5'-phosphate decarboxylase, whose translation MNPLIADFQTETARTPVIVALDFANEHDTLAFVRRLDPSLCRLKIGKELFTATGRSLAESLINQGFKLFLDLKYHDIPNTVAHACKVAADMGVWMVDMHASGGRRMMEAAAEAVANHAQKPLLIGVTVLTSMEQSDLAEIGLNQPVEELVLRWAKLAQSSGLDGVVCSAREAAPLRRELGGEFVLVTPGIRLDTAGNGDDQRRIMTPAQALAAGSTYLVMGRPITQAADPVAVLREVNAAANQISI comes from the coding sequence ATGAACCCATTAATCGCCGACTTCCAAACCGAAACCGCCCGCACGCCTGTGATTGTGGCTTTAGATTTCGCCAACGAACACGACACGCTTGCCTTTGTGCGCCGTCTCGATCCCTCCCTATGCCGTCTGAAAATCGGCAAAGAACTGTTTACCGCCACTGGTCGCAGTTTGGCCGAAAGCCTGATCAACCAAGGCTTCAAACTGTTTCTCGATTTGAAATACCACGACATTCCCAACACTGTAGCCCACGCCTGCAAAGTAGCGGCCGATATGGGCGTGTGGATGGTGGACATGCACGCTTCGGGCGGCCGCCGCATGATGGAAGCCGCCGCCGAAGCCGTGGCCAACCATGCGCAAAAACCGCTGCTGATCGGCGTTACCGTGCTGACCAGTATGGAGCAGAGCGACCTTGCCGAAATCGGCCTAAATCAACCGGTAGAAGAATTGGTGTTGCGTTGGGCGAAACTGGCGCAAAGTTCCGGTTTGGACGGCGTGGTGTGTTCCGCCCGCGAAGCCGCACCGCTGCGCCGCGAATTGGGCGGAGAATTTGTGCTGGTTACACCCGGCATCCGCTTGGATACCGCCGGCAACGGCGACGACCAACGCCGTATCATGACCCCCGCGCAAGCGTTGGCGGCGGGTTCCACTTACTTGGTGATGGGGCGGCCGATTACGCAGGCAGCCGACCCCGTGGCCGTGTTGCGCGAAGTGAATGCGGCAGCCAATCAGATTTCGATTTAA
- the mnmC gene encoding FAD-dependent 5-carboxymethylaminomethyl-2-thiouridine(34) oxidoreductase MnmC → MNCLAWNAPPPLAALADTVRRHAKPLYLIVCLPDRRIPEFRPSEQPCAEETALRQAIAGKLGCIQFNGANVLENILPGVHLWLMPSENAARLGEHFPQPVQWQTEAVPQLPPQTVKPWFRPSEHRAAPSRAVIVGSGIAGAATARALAEHGLPVTVLEAAEPANAASGNRQGLLYAKISPHNTEQTELLLCGYGYTRRLLETLLPNRESWGGDGVLHLNHDTEETRRNQALGAHKHHTHLYRPVDADEAAQLAGIETAQSGLYWPQGVWLNPPALVRALLDHPLIELHTRTPVLAAEHDGNEWQVRTPERTFSGSHLIYCTGAHSPQAADPNVSALPYRLVRGQTDLAAAVPYSEQLRCALSGASYISPAWQGLHCYGATFVQHDTGTDWRESDRQTNRANLHGLNAQLAAQLLRRSSPSSLSDGLDGSHQHQRPSETRSDGLTLQGHAALRCDSPDHLPIVGALGNIAAMQNVYAKLALDKNYRLNAPCPYLPNAYINTAHGSRGLATAPICAAAVAADILGLPNPLSPRIRHALAPNRTVIRAIVRQQPLLGKAV, encoded by the coding sequence ATGAACTGCCTTGCTTGGAACGCCCCGCCACCGCTTGCCGCACTTGCAGACACTGTCCGCCGCCATGCCAAACCGCTGTATTTGATCGTATGCCTGCCCGACCGCCGCATCCCCGAATTCAGGCCGTCTGAACAACCATGCGCGGAAGAAACTGCGCTGCGACAAGCCATAGCAGGCAAGCTCGGCTGCATTCAGTTTAACGGAGCCAACGTGTTGGAGAACATTTTGCCCGGCGTGCATCTATGGCTGATGCCGTCTGAAAACGCCGCGCGGCTGGGCGAACATTTTCCGCAGCCCGTGCAATGGCAGACCGAAGCCGTGCCGCAACTGCCGCCGCAAACGGTCAAACCGTGGTTCAGGCCGTCTGAACACCGCGCCGCACCCAGCCGTGCCGTTATCGTCGGCTCAGGCATTGCCGGTGCAGCCACCGCCCGCGCACTGGCGGAACACGGCCTGCCCGTTACCGTGCTGGAAGCCGCCGAACCCGCCAACGCCGCGTCGGGCAACCGCCAAGGGCTGCTGTATGCCAAGATTTCGCCGCACAACACCGAGCAAACCGAACTGCTGCTGTGCGGCTACGGCTACACCCGCCGCCTGCTCGAAACCCTGCTGCCGAACCGCGAAAGCTGGGGCGGCGACGGCGTGCTCCACCTCAACCACGATACCGAAGAAACCCGCCGCAATCAGGCTTTGGGCGCACACAAGCACCACACCCACCTTTACCGCCCCGTCGATGCCGACGAAGCCGCGCAGCTTGCCGGCATCGAAACCGCACAAAGCGGCCTGTATTGGCCGCAAGGCGTGTGGCTGAACCCGCCCGCGCTCGTCCGCGCCCTGCTCGACCATCCGCTGATCGAACTGCACACCCGCACGCCCGTGCTTGCCGCCGAACACGACGGCAACGAATGGCAAGTCCGCACGCCTGAACGCACTTTCAGCGGCAGCCATTTGATTTACTGCACCGGCGCACACAGCCCGCAAGCCGCCGACCCCAACGTCTCCGCCCTGCCTTACCGCTTGGTGCGCGGACAAACCGACCTTGCCGCCGCCGTGCCGTATTCCGAACAACTGCGCTGCGCCCTTTCCGGCGCCAGCTACATCAGCCCCGCATGGCAAGGCTTGCATTGCTACGGCGCAACCTTCGTCCAGCACGACACCGGCACCGACTGGCGCGAAAGCGACCGCCAAACCAACCGTGCCAACCTGCACGGGTTAAACGCACAACTGGCCGCGCAACTGCTTAGGCGAAGCTCACCAAGTTCGCTTTCAGACGGCCTTGACGGTTCTCATCAACACCAAAGGCCGTCTGAAACCCGTTCAGACGGCCTCACCCTGCAAGGCCACGCCGCCCTGCGCTGCGACAGCCCCGACCACCTGCCCATCGTCGGCGCACTCGGCAACATCGCCGCCATGCAAAACGTGTACGCCAAACTCGCCCTCGACAAAAACTACCGCCTCAACGCCCCCTGCCCCTACCTGCCGAACGCCTACATCAACACCGCCCACGGCAGCCGCGGGCTAGCCACCGCCCCGATTTGCGCCGCCGCCGTCGCCGCCGACATCCTCGGCCTGCCCAACCCGCTGTCGCCAAGAATCCGCCACGCCCTCGCCCCCAACCGCACCGTTATCCGTGCCATCGTGCGGCAGCAGCCGTTGTTGGGAAAGGCCGTCTGA
- a CDS encoding DUF2157 domain-containing protein — protein MDIRKHHLQQAVEQRIINPQQADALWALWQQQNSHVPQFGFTHVLYYLGGLLAIGAMSLFMNLGWEAFGGTAIVVLCLLYGIAGIALTEYFRKRSLHIPAGICATFVVVLVPLAVYGLQQALGFWPDDTMVYRDYHHWIDWRWLMMELATLAAAAVMLWRYRYPFLVMPVAVTLWYMSMDIADWIFYGHNGVYDWTLKQQVSALFGAAMILLAFWVDFRNQSGRDYPFWLYLFGVITFWVGLSFMESDSEWNKFIYFLLNVGMVFTGVLIRRRVFAVFGALGMFGYCWHLADKIFKDSWLFPISLTLIGLLIVCIGVWWQKNDAVYTQKLQNKMPQAVRRFLQRKFQ, from the coding sequence ATGGATATCCGCAAACACCACTTACAACAGGCAGTTGAACAGCGCATTATCAACCCGCAGCAGGCCGATGCTTTGTGGGCGTTGTGGCAGCAGCAAAACAGCCATGTGCCGCAATTCGGTTTTACCCATGTTTTGTATTATCTCGGCGGGCTGTTGGCCATCGGCGCGATGTCGCTGTTTATGAATTTGGGTTGGGAAGCCTTCGGCGGTACGGCGATTGTGGTGCTGTGTCTGCTTTACGGCATAGCAGGCATAGCGCTCACCGAATATTTCCGCAAACGCAGCCTGCACATTCCGGCGGGCATTTGCGCTACTTTTGTGGTGGTGCTGGTGCCGCTGGCGGTGTACGGCTTGCAGCAGGCTTTGGGTTTTTGGCCCGACGATACAATGGTTTACCGCGATTACCATCATTGGATCGACTGGCGCTGGCTGATGATGGAGCTGGCCACGCTGGCCGCCGCTGCCGTGATGCTGTGGCGTTACCGCTATCCGTTTTTGGTGATGCCGGTGGCCGTTACGCTGTGGTATATGTCGATGGACATTGCCGATTGGATTTTCTACGGCCATAACGGGGTGTACGATTGGACGCTCAAGCAGCAGGTTTCGGCTTTGTTTGGCGCGGCAATGATTCTGCTGGCGTTTTGGGTGGATTTCCGCAACCAAAGCGGGCGCGATTATCCGTTTTGGCTGTATCTCTTCGGCGTGATCACGTTTTGGGTCGGCCTGAGCTTTATGGAGTCCGACAGCGAGTGGAACAAGTTTATTTATTTCTTGTTGAACGTGGGCATGGTGTTTACCGGCGTGCTGATCCGCCGCCGCGTGTTTGCCGTGTTCGGCGCGCTGGGGATGTTCGGTTATTGCTGGCATCTGGCCGATAAGATTTTTAAAGACAGTTGGCTGTTTCCGATTTCGCTCACGCTGATCGGTTTGCTGATTGTGTGCATCGGCGTGTGGTGGCAGAAGAACGACGCGGTTTATACGCAAAAGCTGCAAAACAAGATGCCGCAAGCGGTGCGCCGTTTTTTACAGCGTAAATTTCAATAG